GCAGGGTAAAGGCTTCACCCTGCGGGTTCAGGTATTCGCGATCCGGGTTCAGCGCACGAACGATTTCCTTGTCGCCCTTCTTCACTTTCTGGGTCAGGGTGCCTTTCATCAGGCCCAGCCAGTTGCGGTATACGCCGACCTTGTCTTCGGCGTCGACGGCGGCCACAGAGTCTTCGCAGTCCATGATGGTGGACAGGGCGGCTTCAACGATCAGGTCCTTGATGCCGGCCTTGTCGAGCTGGGCAACCGGGTTGCTGGCGTCGAACTGCAGCTCGATGTGCAGGCCGTTGTTGCGCACCAGCACGGAAGTCGGGGCGGCGGTGTCGCCCTTGTAGCCGGCGAACTTGTCGGCATCGGCCAGAGTGGTGGTGTCGCCGTTTTCCAGGGTGATCTGCAGCTGACCGTTCACCACCTGGTAAGCGGTGGCGTCGGCATGGCTGCCGGCGGCCAGGGGAGCGGCCTGATCCAGCAGGTTACGCCCCCAGGCGATCACCTTCTCGGCGCGGCGCGGGTTCAGGGTCTTGGTCTTTTCGGCGCCATCGGTTTCGGGAATGGCGTCGCTGCCGTACAGGGCGTCATACAGGCTGCCCCAGCGCGCGTTGGCGGCGTTCAGGCAGTAACGGGCGTTGTTCACCGGCACGACCAGCTGCGGACCGGCCAGGGTGGCCAGCTCGGCGTCAACATTGGTGGTGGTGATCTGGTAGTCTTCCACCACCGGCACCAGATAACCGATGTCGGTCAGGAATTGCTTGTAGGCCGCAGCATCGTGGGGTTTGCCGGCGTTGGCGCGGTGCCATTCGTCGATCTGACGCTGCAGCGTTTCACGCTTTTCCAGCAGGGCGCGGTTCTTGGGGGCCAGATCATTAACGATCTGCTCCATGCCATTCCAGAACGCGGCGGGCTCAACGCCGGTACCGGGAATGATTTCATTTACTACCAGATCATGTAGAACGGTAGCGACTTGCAAAGTGCCGAGGTGAGTACGTTCCGTCATAGTTGCTTCTTCTATTCTAGTTGTCAGTAGTGTTCAATCGACCGATCACTAACCCTAATCGCTTGGGAGCGATAGTTTACCCGCGAAGACGGGTCTAGGCAAAGTCGAATTGCAATATATGGTCACAGGATCTTCACAAATTGTGAATAAAAAATCACGCACTTTGTAATACTCAATACAATTCAATGAGATAATGTCTACGTTCCGTGTTTTATATCCCGGGTTCAGGATCAAACAGGATCCTGTGCGGATCCTCCCCTGCAAGCATCCGCCCTTGCCCGGATAAAAAACAAAAAACGCGCCGAAGCGCGTTTTGAAGTCAGTCACAGCCATCCCGGTCGCGGCCGGGCCGGCTCAGTCCAGCATGCTGTGAATGTCTTCGTCGCTGGTATGGCGCACGTCCTTGCCCTTGACGAAGTAGATGATGTATTCGCAGATATGCTGTACCCGGTCCCCGACCCGCTCCAGCGAGCGGGCACACCAGAGCACGTTGAGCACATGGGGAATGGAGCGGGGATCCTCCATCATGAAGGTCATCAGCTCACGAATGATGGACTCGTATTCCCGGTCCACCTTGTCGTCTTCCTTGTGCACCTCGATGGCCGCTTCCACGTCCATGCGGGCAAAGGCATCCAGCGCCTCGTGCAGCATGCGCACGGTACGCCGGCCCATGTTTTCCATCGACACCAGCGGCGGCTGTTTCTTGTTGGCGTTGTCGAGCAGCATCATGCCGATGCGCTTGGCCACGTCGCCGATGCGCTCCAGATCGGTGATGGTCTTGATGATGGCGAGCACCAGGCGCAAATCCGAGGCCGCCGGCTGACGCTTGGCGATAATGCGGGTGCATTCCTCGTCGATCTGCACTTCCAGGGCGTTGACCTTATGGTCGTTGGCCACGATCTGGCGGGCCAGATCCATGTTCTGCTCGTGAATGGCGGTAATGGCGTCGGTGAGCTGCTGTTCCACCAGGCCACCCATCACCAGCACCTGGTTGAGCACCCCTTCCAGCTCGGCGTTGAACTGGCCGGAAATGTGTTTGTTGAGATTCAGCTTGTCCATTCTTGCAGAGCTCCTTAGCCGTAACGACCGGTGATGTAGTCTTCGGTCTTTTTCTTGCTGGGGGTGGTAAACAGAGTGTTGGTGTCGGCGTATTCAATCAGCTCGCCCATGTACATGAAGGCGGTCTGATCCGACACCCGCGCCGCCTGCTGCATGTTGTGGGTCACGATCACCACAGTGTACTGCTCTTTGAGGGTGTTGATCAGCTCTTCGATCACCAGGGTAGAAATGGGATCCAGCGCCGAGGTGGGTTCGTCGAGCAACAGCACCTCCGGCTCGATGGCGATGGCCCGGGCGATCACCAGACGCTGCTGCTGGCCACCGGACAGGCCAAAGGCGTTGTCGTGCAGCCGGTCCTTCACCTCGTCCCACAGCGCCGCGCCACGCAGGGAGCGCTCCACCGCCTCGTCCAGCCGGCGACGGTCGTTGATGCCCTGCAGCCGCAGGCCGTACACCACGTTCTCGTAAATGGACTTGGGAAAGGGATTGGGGCGCTGAAACACCATGCCCACCCGGCGGCGCAGGGCGGCCACATCCACTTCCTTGCCGTAGATGTTCTGGTTGTGCAGCAGGATCTCACCCTCGATGCGGCAGGTCTCCACCAGGTCGTTCATGCGGTTGATGCAGCGCAGCAGGGTGGACTTGCCACAGCCGGACGGACCGATAAAGGCGGTCACCTGGCCCTTGGCAATTTTCATATCCACATTGAACAGCGCCTGCTTGGCGCCGTAATACAGGTTCAGCCCGCGCACTTCCAGCGCGGTCTGCTCTTCGCTCAGGCGGCCAAGATCCAGGGTGGTGTCCTGACTCAGGGGGGTCGCTACGTTAATCATGTTTCTATACCTCTAACAAGTGGCCGGCCGAATTACTGATCCAGCGAGCGGAATTTTTCACGCAGATGGTTGCGAATGCCGATAGCGGTCAGGTTCAGGCCCACGATCACCGTGACCAGCAAAAACGAGGTCGCATACACCAGCGGGCGCGCCGCCTCCACGTTGGGGCTCTGAAAACCCACGTCGTAAATATGAAAGCCCAGGTGCATGAACTTGCGGTCCAGATGCAGATAGGGGAAGTTGCCGTCCACCGGCAGGTTGGGCGCCAGCTTGACCACGCCCACCAGCATCAGCGGCGCCACCTCGCCCGCGGCCCGGGCAATGGCCAGGATCAGGCCGGTCATGATCGCCGGGCTGGCCATGGGAATGATGATCCGCCACAGGGTCTCGGCCTTGGTGGCACCCAGCGCCAGCGAGCCCTGGCGCACCGAGGCGGGAATGCGTGACAGGCCTTCCTCGGTGGACACGATCACCACCGGCAGGGTGAGAATGGCCAGGGTCAGCGCCGACCACAACACCCCGGGGGAGCCAAAGGTAGGCGTGGGCAGGGCTTCCGGGTAAAACAGCTTGTCGAGCGAGCCACCCAGCATATAGACGAAAAAGCCCAGGCCAAACACGCCGTATACAATGGAGGGCACCCCCGCCAGGTTGATCACCGCGATGCGAATGATCTTGGTCAGGTTGTTCTTGCCGGCGTATTCATGCAGGTAGATGGCGGCCACCACCCCCAGCGGGGTGACGATAATGGCCATCAGGATCACCATGAACACGGTGCCGAAAATGGCCGGGAACACGCCGCCCTCGGTGTTGGCTTCCCGCGGCTCACCGCTGATGAACTTGCCCATTTCACCGAACCAGTGACCGGTCTGGGCCAGCCAGCTCATGTCGTTGGGCCAGGCCACATCCAGCACTTCACCCAGCGAGATCGTCACCTCCTGACCGCGCATGTCGCGCACCACCACGCTGTCGCGGCGTGCCTGCTCGCGCAGTTCAAACAGTTCCTTTTCCAGCACCTGATAGTCGGCACGCAGTTGCTGCTCCTGAGCCTGAATATCGGCCAGCGCGGCGTCGGTCAGTTCGCCGTCCAGCTCCAGCCCGCGCTGCTTCAGACGCAGCCGCTCCAGCTGGTGGTTGATGGCACCGATGTCGCCCTTTTGCAGATCGTCCATGCGCTCGTTGAGCTCGCTCACCCGTTCGATGCGCGCCAGCAACTGCTCACGTACGTCGCCGGCCACGGCATTGCCGTTTTCCTGCACGCGCTCCACGTAGCCGTAGAAGTTGCCGTTGTGAGAGCGCTCCAGCACCGCCAGATTGACCGGCTCGCTGCGGGAGACGATGTCGGTTTCCAGCAACCAGCGAAAGTCCAGGGGCACAAATTCCCGGTTGCCGGTTTTCACCAGGTAGCGGGTCAGGGTGTCGTCGGTCACCCCTTCCAGCGCCAGGCCGGCACCGCGCAGCTGGGCCACCGGCACCTGTTCGCGGTCGTGAATTTCCCCGATAACGGTATAGCGCTCCCCTTGCGGGGTACTCAGTTGCCACTCATAGATGGTGTGCGGCCAGAAGTAGGTCAGGCCGCGCCAGCCGATCATCAGCAGCAGGCCCAGCACCGCCACCAGGCTGAGGCTTACCGCCCCGCCGGTCATCCAGATCCAGGGCGCACCCGATTTGAACCATTTACTCATTCGTTTCGCCCCTTACATTGAGCTGTACTTGTCACGCAGCCGCTGACGCACGAACTCCGCAACCGTGTTGAACAGGAAGGTGAAGACAAAGAGCACAAAGGCTGCCAGGAACAGCACCCGGTAGTGGGAGCTGTTCACCTCCGCTTCCGGCATTTCCACCGCGATGTTGGCGGCCAGGGTACGCATGCCGTTGAAGATGCTGAAGTCCATCACCGGGGTGTTGCCGGTGGCCATCAGCACTATCATGGTTTCCCCCACGGCCCGGCCCAGGCCCATCATCACCGCCGAGAAGATACCCGGGCTAGCGGTGAGCATCACTACCCGGGTCAGGGTCTGCCAGGGGGTGGCGCCCAGCGCCAGGGAGCCGTTGGTCAGGTGCCGGGGCACCGAGAACACGGCGTCTTCGGCGATGGAGAAAATGGTCGGGATCACCGCAAAGCCCATGGCAACGCCCACCACCAGAGAGTTGCGCTGGTCAAAGCCGATGCCCAGCTCGTTGGTGAGGAAGCCGCGGGCATCGCCGCCGAAAAAGGCGCTTTCCACCGCCGGACTGAAGGCAAAGCAGGCCCAGCCCACCAGCAGTACCACCGGCAGCAGCAGCAGACTCTGCCAGCCATCGGGCACGGCGTTACGGATGTGCTTGGGCAGGTGGTACCAGACAAAGGCGGTCAGCAGAATGCCCGCGGGCATCAGCACCAGCACCATAACCACACCCGGCAGGTGGGTTTCAATCAGCGGCGCCAGCCACAGGCCGGCCAGAAAACCGAGGATCACCGTGGGCAGGGCTTCCATGATCTCCACCGTGGGCTTGACCACCTTGCGCAGCCCCGGCGACATGAAATAGGCGGTGTACACGGCGCCGGCAATGGCGATGGGCACCGCAAACAGCAGGGCATAGAAGGCCGCCTTGATGGTGCCGAAGGAAATGGGCACCAGACTCAGCTTGGCTTCAAAGTCGCTGCTGCCGGAGGTGGACTGCCACACATACTGGGGCTCGGGATAGCCTTCGTACCAGACCTTGGTCCACAGCGCCCGCCAGGTCACTTCCGGGTGTTCGTTTTCCACCTCAAAGGTGGACAGGCTGTCGCCCTCGGCCACCAGCAGCAGGTTGTTGCGCGGCGACAGGGCCAGGGCCGACACGTCCTGGCCGGCCAGCCGCTCGGAAAACAGATGGCTGCCGCCGGTGGTATGGAAAATGTCCACATCGCCCCGCGTGCTCACGGTCACAAAGCCCTTGCGGTTGATCTCGTTGGCGATGTGCGCCACCGGCCCGGCGGCCTTGAACTGGCGAATGAAGGTAAATTCGCGCTTGCCGTCCTTCGCCACCTCAAACCACTGGGACACCACGCCGTTGTCGTTGCCCACCAGCAGGGAATTGCCACCGGCCAGCAGGATCATGGCGCTGATGTTGCCCCCCTGGGCATTCATGGGAATGACCGAGCGCAGCCGCACCTTGTGAATGTTGCGCACGTCATACACCGACACTTCGTTGCCGCTGCGCACGAACATAAAACGCAGATTGGGGGTCACCAGGATCTGATCCACCCGTGCCGGCAGGCCGGGAATGGCCACCTGAGTGGGAGACAGCTCCAGCTCGCCGGTGAGGAAGTTTTCCTTGCCGGAGAAGCGGGTCAGCACGATGTCGCCACCGGCCACCACCGCCGCCGCCAGCAGATCTTCGCCATTGGTGGCAAAACTCAGCCGCTCCAGCGCCCGGCCCTGCGCATCCACCTGCAGCGGAGCCTCGCCAAAGGGCCAGGTAATGCCGGGAGTAATGGTGCGCACGTTGTCCGGATAGCTGACGCTGAATTTGGGCGCCAGCACCTGCATGGTGCCGTCGCTCAGGCCATAAGCCACCATCGGCTTGGCATCACTGGCGGTTGCCGTGGTGATGTCGCCGGTCAAGGTCTCGCTGGCCAGCAGCGCGCCTCCCTGCAGCAGGGAGTAAAAACGCACCTCGCCGCCGGCGGAAAAGGTAAAGGCCTGCTCGTTCTGCTCTTCCACTCCCAGCAGCAACGGGGTCTCGTTGTTCGCCAGGGTCAGTTGCCCGGCGGGCTCCACGCTGGCGCCGTCGAAGATGGGTTTGACCACATACAACAGGTAGAAAAAAATCAGCAGCAGGGCCACCAGCACGATAATACCGCCGGCGGTCACGCCCATTTGGGCCGCTCTGTCCTTGAGCCAGCGCTTGCGGCTGCCGGTCAGGGCCATGGTTTGAGTCTGGGTTGACATGCCGTCACTCCGTTACTTTGCAATTGCCTGCATTCTATGGCGATCAAATGACAATTTTGTTACAGAGCACAAAAGCCGCAAGTCTCCCCCTGTAAAAAACATCGCTGGCGTGTATCTTGAACGGTGCACGATGTCATCATTCAAGGAGAGAACCCATGAAAACCCTGGTCGCCACCCTGATTGGCCCCGACAAGACCGGCCTGG
The Oceanimonas pelagia genome window above contains:
- the pstA gene encoding phosphate ABC transporter permease PstA — protein: MSKWFKSGAPWIWMTGGAVSLSLVAVLGLLLMIGWRGLTYFWPHTIYEWQLSTPQGERYTVIGEIHDREQVPVAQLRGAGLALEGVTDDTLTRYLVKTGNREFVPLDFRWLLETDIVSRSEPVNLAVLERSHNGNFYGYVERVQENGNAVAGDVREQLLARIERVSELNERMDDLQKGDIGAINHQLERLRLKQRGLELDGELTDAALADIQAQEQQLRADYQVLEKELFELREQARRDSVVVRDMRGQEVTISLGEVLDVAWPNDMSWLAQTGHWFGEMGKFISGEPREANTEGGVFPAIFGTVFMVILMAIIVTPLGVVAAIYLHEYAGKNNLTKIIRIAVINLAGVPSIVYGVFGLGFFVYMLGGSLDKLFYPEALPTPTFGSPGVLWSALTLAILTLPVVIVSTEEGLSRIPASVRQGSLALGATKAETLWRIIIPMASPAIMTGLILAIARAAGEVAPLMLVGVVKLAPNLPVDGNFPYLHLDRKFMHLGFHIYDVGFQSPNVEAARPLVYATSFLLVTVIVGLNLTAIGIRNHLREKFRSLDQ
- a CDS encoding ABC transporter permease subunit translates to MSTQTQTMALTGSRKRWLKDRAAQMGVTAGGIIVLVALLLIFFYLLYVVKPIFDGASVEPAGQLTLANNETPLLLGVEEQNEQAFTFSAGGEVRFYSLLQGGALLASETLTGDITTATASDAKPMVAYGLSDGTMQVLAPKFSVSYPDNVRTITPGITWPFGEAPLQVDAQGRALERLSFATNGEDLLAAAVVAGGDIVLTRFSGKENFLTGELELSPTQVAIPGLPARVDQILVTPNLRFMFVRSGNEVSVYDVRNIHKVRLRSVIPMNAQGGNISAMILLAGGNSLLVGNDNGVVSQWFEVAKDGKREFTFIRQFKAAGPVAHIANEINRKGFVTVSTRGDVDIFHTTGGSHLFSERLAGQDVSALALSPRNNLLLVAEGDSLSTFEVENEHPEVTWRALWTKVWYEGYPEPQYVWQSTSGSSDFEAKLSLVPISFGTIKAAFYALLFAVPIAIAGAVYTAYFMSPGLRKVVKPTVEIMEALPTVILGFLAGLWLAPLIETHLPGVVMVLVLMPAGILLTAFVWYHLPKHIRNAVPDGWQSLLLLPVVLLVGWACFAFSPAVESAFFGGDARGFLTNELGIGFDQRNSLVVGVAMGFAVIPTIFSIAEDAVFSVPRHLTNGSLALGATPWQTLTRVVMLTASPGIFSAVMMGLGRAVGETMIVLMATGNTPVMDFSIFNGMRTLAANIAVEMPEAEVNSSHYRVLFLAAFVLFVFTFLFNTVAEFVRQRLRDKYSSM
- the phoU gene encoding phosphate signaling complex protein PhoU, whose translation is MDKLNLNKHISGQFNAELEGVLNQVLVMGGLVEQQLTDAITAIHEQNMDLARQIVANDHKVNALEVQIDEECTRIIAKRQPAASDLRLVLAIIKTITDLERIGDVAKRIGMMLLDNANKKQPPLVSMENMGRRTVRMLHEALDAFARMDVEAAIEVHKEDDKVDREYESIIRELMTFMMEDPRSIPHVLNVLWCARSLERVGDRVQHICEYIIYFVKGKDVRHTSDEDIHSMLD
- the pstB gene encoding phosphate ABC transporter ATP-binding protein PstB translates to MINVATPLSQDTTLDLGRLSEEQTALEVRGLNLYYGAKQALFNVDMKIAKGQVTAFIGPSGCGKSTLLRCINRMNDLVETCRIEGEILLHNQNIYGKEVDVAALRRRVGMVFQRPNPFPKSIYENVVYGLRLQGINDRRRLDEAVERSLRGAALWDEVKDRLHDNAFGLSGGQQQRLVIARAIAIEPEVLLLDEPTSALDPISTLVIEELINTLKEQYTVVIVTHNMQQAARVSDQTAFMYMGELIEYADTNTLFTTPSKKKTEDYITGRYG